In the genome of Streptomyces sp. NBC_00433, the window GCGACCTCGGGTGCCCGGCGCAGCACCGCGTCGACGTCCATCTCGGTGAAGGCGCTGCCGCGGTAGTCGTGCTCGCGGCGGGCGACCTCCTCCAGGCCGTGCATCATCACTTCGGTACGCGGCCTGCGGTGGTGCTCGACATAGCCGATGACCAGGTCGGTGCCGCGCTCGACGCGCCGGTGGGCCTCGGAGAGCATGGCGTAGGTCTTGCCGACGCCGGGGGCGGCCCCCAGGTATATCCGCAATGTGCCGCGTGCCATGCCTATGACCTTAGAACGACCGAACCGGACATATCGGACCGGGCAGTCCGTCCGGGGACACCTTGACGCCGTCTTGACGGCATATAGGGCCACGGTGCCGGCCATGGACCGCGGAAAGCGCCCGGTCCCGGGCGCTTTCGGTCACGGGCCGTCGCCCGGTGTCACCGTCGCCGGGAACCCGCCGGCCGGGTGCCGCCCCGGCCGCTCAGCTGTCGGAGACGATCCGGCCGTCGCGCAGTTCGAGCACCCGGTCGGCCAGCGCGAGCAGCTGGTGGTCGTGGGTGGCGACCAGCGCCGTCACACCCTCGCTGCGGACCACGGCCCGCAGCAGCTCCATCACGGCCAGGCCGGTGTCGGCGTCGAGCTGCCCGGTGGGCTCGTCGGCGATGATCAGGTCGGGCCGGTTGGCGAGGGCCCTGGCGATGGCGACCCGCTGCTGCTGGCCACCGGACAGCTCGCCGGGGCGCTGGGCGGCGTGGTCGGCGAGGCCGACCAGGGCGAGCAGCAGCTCGACCCGCTCCTCGCGCTCGCGCGGCGGCGTCTTGCGCAGCCGCATCGGCACCCCGACGTTCTCGGCCGCGGTGAGGATGGGGATCAGGCCGAAGGACTGGAAGACGAAGCCGATCCGGTCCCTGCGCAGCGCCAGCAGGTCGTCGTCACCGAGCCCCGCCAGCTCCGTGCCGTCCAGCGATATGCGGCCGCCGTCGGGGCTGTCCAGGCCGCCCACCAGGTTCAGCACGGTGGTCTTGCCCGAGCCCGAGCGGCCCTTGAGCGCCACCAGCTCGCCGCGCGGCACCGCGAACGACACCCCGCGCAGCGCGTGCACGGCCGTGTCGCCGCTCCCGTAGGAGCGGGTCAGGTCCTCGACCACCACCATGCCGCCGGTCTTCGGCGACGTCGCCAGCGCCGTGGCTGACTGCTCGGTCATTCCCGCGCCCCCTTCCCGGTCGCTCATTCCTCGTCCCCCTCCTGCTCTTCGCTTCCCTGTCCGTCCACACCGGGTGCCGGAGCCTGCCCGGTCCCCGCCGCGCCCTGCCCGCGGTCCGGCCACACTCCGAGGTGGTCGGGCTCCGCGGTCAGCCGGACGCGGCGGTGCGGGCCGTCGCGCTCGGTGAATTCCCGCGGCAGCCGCAGCCGGCCGACCCGGTCGAGTACGGCGTATTCCTCCGCGGCGCCCGCATCCGCCCCCGCCACACCCGCGGACGGGCGCAGCACTTCGGTCGCGGTCCGGCCGTCGTGTATTCGTACCGTACGCCTGACCTGCCCGAAGACCGCGGGGTCGTGGGTAACGATCAGGACCGTGACGCCCGATTCCGCGTTGGTGCGGCGCAGGGCGGCGAAGACCTCCGCGCCGCTCGCGGTGTCCAGCTCGCCGGTGGGCTCGTCGGCGAAGAGCACCCGGGGGGTGTTGGCGCCCGCCACCGCGACGGCCACGCGCTGCTGCCGGCCGCCGGACAGCTCGCCGGGGCGGCGGTTGCGGCAGTCGGCGACGCCGAGCATGTCGAGCAGCTCCACGGCCCGACCGGCGCGCTCGGCACGCGGGACGCGGGCGTATCCCATCGGCAGCGTCACGTTCTCCAGCGCCGTCAGGTACGGCAGCAGGTTGCGGCCGGTCTGCTGCCGACGGCGGGTGGAACAGCGCGGCCCGGACCTGGCTGACCAGGTCCGGGCCGGTGTGCGACGGTGGCGCGACCCCCGGGGGTCAGTGCAGCTCGGTGATCTCCGGGCCGCGGCGCATCGGGTCGATGCCGTCACCGAACTTCGACGGCTCCTGCTGCTCGGCCGCGGCGCCGTCCGGCACCATCTGGGCGTCGTTGGGCAGCTTGAGCACGATCGGGTCGCGCGGCGCCATCGGGGAGTCGCCGCGCAGCACCACGGTGTCGCGGAAGACCGACTCCAGCACTCCCGCGGCCGCCGGCTGCACCGCGCCCTGCCCCGAGATCACCCCGCGCAGGAACCAGCGCGGTCCGTCGCAGCCGACGAAGCGCACCAGCTGCACCCCGTTGGTGCCGTCGGGCAGCTGCACCGGCACCTGGGCGCGCAGCTCCCAGCCCAGCGGGCCCTCGACCTCGTCCACGACACCGCCCTGCTGGGTGATGCCGGAAGCGATCTCCTCGCGCACCTCGCCCCAGATCCCCTCGGACTTGGGTGCGGCGAACGCCTGGAGCTGGACGGCGCTGTCCCGCAGCACCACGGTGGCGGCCACGATCGACTCGCCGGCCACCTCCACCCGCAGCTCCATGCCCTCGACTCCGGGCACGAACAGTCCGCCGAGGTCCACCCGGCCGTCACCGGGCTCCCTGACCTCGCTCACGTCCCACGGCCCGTCGGGCCGCGGTGCGGGCGGAAGGTTGTAGCGGTTGGAGTCGGAGTCACCGGAGTCGTCCGACTCCTCGGCGTCTTCGGCCAGCTCGTCTTCGGCCTCGACGGCCTCATCGAGCTCGTCGAGGGCGTCTTCGCGCTCCTTGCGACGACGGAACACGGTCACTGTCCTTCCCGGTCTGCTACGACCGATGCGTATCCGTATCTGGACGTGTCAGCCGACGGCGTCCCCACCGCGGCATGACCCCCCGTGGAGCCGAAGCCCCCCGCGGCCCTGGCAGAGCCGGGCAGCTCCGCCACTTCGTGGAAGCGGACCCGCTCGACCTGCTGGACGACCAGTTGGGCGATCCGGTCGCCCCTGTCGAACCGCACGGTCTCACGCGGGTCCAGATTGACGACGATCACCTTGATCTCTCCACGGTACCCGGCATCCACCGTTCCCGGGGCATTCACCAGGGCCACCCCGCAGCGCGCGGCAAGGCCGGAGCGCGGGTGCACGAAGGCCGCGTAGCCGTCGGGCAGCGCGATGGAGATCCCGGTGGGCAGCACGGCCCGCTCGCCGGGGGCCAACTCGGCGGCCTCGGTGGTGATCAGGTCGGCGCCGGCGTCCCCGGGGTGCCCGTAGGAGGGCACCGGCACGGAGTCGTCGAGGCGGTGCAGCAGCACGTCCACCGGGGGCCGGGTCACGGGTTCACCTCGAAGGCGCGGGCGACCTTGACCTGGTCCGGGTCGTCCATCGCGGCCCTGATCTCCTCCGGCCTGCCGTTGGCCGTGAAGTGGTCGAGCTTGACCTCGATGAAGAGGGCGTCGGCGCGGACCGCCACCGGCCCTTCCGGGCCGCCGATCCGGCCCTCGGCACTGCTGTAGATCTTCCGGCCGGCGACCGCGGTGCAGCGGGCCGACAGGTGCAGGGTGGCGCCGACCGGCACCGGGCGGACGAAGTCCGACTCCAGCCGGCCGGTGAC includes:
- a CDS encoding ABC transporter ATP-binding protein; amino-acid sequence: MTEQSATALATSPKTGGMVVVEDLTRSYGSGDTAVHALRGVSFAVPRGELVALKGRSGSGKTTVLNLVGGLDSPDGGRISLDGTELAGLGDDDLLALRRDRIGFVFQSFGLIPILTAAENVGVPMRLRKTPPREREERVELLLALVGLADHAAQRPGELSGGQQQRVAIARALANRPDLIIADEPTGQLDADTGLAVMELLRAVVRSEGVTALVATHDHQLLALADRVLELRDGRIVSDS
- the dut gene encoding dUTP diphosphatase, which codes for MTRPPVDVLLHRLDDSVPVPSYGHPGDAGADLITTEAAELAPGERAVLPTGISIALPDGYAAFVHPRSGLAARCGVALVNAPGTVDAGYRGEIKVIVVNLDPRETVRFDRGDRIAQLVVQQVERVRFHEVAELPGSARAAGGFGSTGGHAAVGTPSADTSRYGYASVVADREGQ
- a CDS encoding DUF3710 domain-containing protein; translation: MFRRRKEREDALDELDEAVEAEDELAEDAEESDDSGDSDSNRYNLPPAPRPDGPWDVSEVREPGDGRVDLGGLFVPGVEGMELRVEVAGESIVAATVVLRDSAVQLQAFAAPKSEGIWGEVREEIASGITQQGGVVDEVEGPLGWELRAQVPVQLPDGTNGVQLVRFVGCDGPRWFLRGVISGQGAVQPAAAGVLESVFRDTVVLRGDSPMAPRDPIVLKLPNDAQMVPDGAAAEQQEPSKFGDGIDPMRRGPEITELH